The Bacteroidota bacterium genomic sequence CTCACTGAAAGTATTTTACCGTGTCAATGGAGGCTTCTACAACTCCGTACCTCTATTTCATCAGGATGATTTAACCTATTCCGGGTTCATTCCAACCCAACCTACAGGCTCCAAAATATCTTATTACCTATATGCCGCTGATGAATCAGGGAGAAATAAGAAACATCCTTATATCGGTGCAGCAGATCCCCATGTGTTCTTTGTCGGAAACCCGCTTCCTGAACTGACGGTAACACCGGATTCGTTGATCTATACCGATTATATGCAATGCATCGATGGTCAGATTGCCATGGCTATTAACGAAAGCGATTCCGATATCTATATCACAAACATCAACAATGAAGGATGGGATCCGTTCTTTTGGTGGATAGATCCCTTCCAGGTAAGTTTTCCTTATCTGATGGAACCTGGAGATACCCTGTCGCTCAATGTACAGATCGGTATCCCACTCGATATGATGCCGGGCTTCCTTCAGGATACATTGTTTGTTGAAACCGAAATGAAAACTCATCAGGTATTCATACTTGTAGATAGTATACTGGTTTCAGGACTTAATGAAAAGCACATTACAAACAATGGCATCAACCTGAATATATATCCCAATCCTGTAACATCACAAACACAGGTTTCTTTCACTATTAATGAAACCTCAGACGTACAGGTAACCTTATTTTCTTCGGAAGCTAAGATACTGGAGATTCATTCACTTGGAAATCTGAAACCCGGTGACTATACATTCCCATGGAATAAGTTATTTACCGGAAATTATCCTGATAATGGCATATATCTTCTCAGGATAGAAACGAATAATCATTTGGAAACGCGTAAGATTATCCAGCTGAATTAGTTGAGGAATCTCCCTCAATAGCTCTTTTCAGATCTTCAGGTTTAAAGGGTTTGCTGATAAAGTCATCCATACCGGCTTTATAGCATGATTCTGCTTCTTTGGATAATACGTTAGCAGTCAGGGCAATAATCTTTACACGCGATCTATCGGGATTTTCTTTTTCAAACTCTCTGATTTTGACCGTGGCCTCGAGACCATCCATCTCAGGCATCTGAATATCCATCAGGATGACGTCAAAATGCTTTTCCTTATATTTTTCGAGTGCGATCAAACCGTTACCGGCAACTTCAACATCATGCCCGAGCGAGTTAAGGTTGATTTGTGTAACTTTTTGGTTGATAGGGTTATCTTCGGCAAGTAAAATAGTAAACCTCGAAGTTTTATTTGTTTTTTCTTCAGGAATATTTTGGACCTTTTGACTTACAGGCACTTTCACCGCTTGTTCAGTCTTTATTGTATTCTGGATCTCTACCAGCTCATTTTTATTACCGGTCTCCAGTTCAACAATAAACCAGAAAGTAGAGCCTTTAGCCAGGATGCTTTCCACGCCGATCTGTCCTCCCATCCGTTGTATCAGTCCTTTTGCAATGGTTAAACCAAGCCCTGTTCCTCCATAAGTCCGGCTTATGTTTGAATCTCCCTGGGAATACTCTTTGAAGAGTTTTTCTGACTGCTCTTCAGCAATACCGATACCGGTATCAATAACCTCGAATTTGATCCTCAGGGTATTTTTATTTTCTGAGATCAGGAAAACATTGATTTTCACTTCACCTTCCAACGTAAATTTCAGTGCATTTGAAACAAAGTTGGAGAGGATTTGCCCAAGTCTGAAATCATCTCCTTTAACAATATCAGGGACATTATTACCAATGTTATATTGAAAGCCTATTCCTTTTTCGTTCGCAATGATCTTGTTCACAGCAACGATTTCGCGAATGAAACTCCTTAATGAGAAAGTGCGCATTGATAATTCAATACGACCAGATTCTATTTTGGAAAAATCAAGGATCTCATTGACAATGCTCAGAAGGCTGTTGGCAGAGGTTTTAATTATTCCCAGCAATTCCATTTGTTTGTCGTTCAATCCTGAATCCGCGCAAATATCTACGGTACTAATGATTCCACCGAGGGGCGTCCGGATTTCATGGCTCATTTTAGCCAGAAACTCTGTTTTCGATTTCGTAGCTTTTTCGGCAATTTCTCTGGCAATGATCAATTCGGTTTCAGCTTTTTTCTGTTCAGAAATATCTCTAACGATGGCCAGAACGAAAGTCTTTTCTTCAAGCGTTACTGTACTAAGAGATACTTCGGCATCAAAACGGGCCCCATTCTTTTTATTATGAAGCCAATAAAAGCGCTGGGGTTCACCCTGGATAGCCTTTTCTATGAGGTTCGCAGCTTTTAGCACACTGGGAGTTCCATCGGGTTGGAATTCGGGGGAAAAGGTCCCGGGGGATTTACTTACAATATCTTCCCGTTCACATTCGAAAATCTCCAGGGTCTTGTCGTTACAATCAATGAAGATTTCATGATCCATCAGGAATATAGCATCATTGGCTTTGGAAAA encodes the following:
- a CDS encoding tetratricopeptide repeat protein, encoding MVNFIRDCPYKFLDLITYETSKPVSQTFITLNLGFLIKIPGLFSCFLLLSIWAVVFPLKSISQESVPYLEEYISDKPEREKLESIFQASVSPLDRIRALNKLAIAYRRPDPRKAAGFIKTSLEVKGLDEENLDVAESYNILANIYFDQGKYGNALDNYSKSISICERYKDNNRVAHNYNDIGYVYHTQEIYDLAIRNYQRAAKAFIVEEKDDDLAITYNNLGQTYLALNEYNLAEEYFIKALELRQRKKDSVLIAHSHTYLGLLAEKKGEPEHALELFNLCLRVFHRYNDYWLEAHTSNYLGNLHYREGFYDKALKNYQQALILFKKSESVLDIANTLIYIGDVKFMDHDLIEGLAYARNALNIAMEFDLLTVKEAAYLLLSNIYTAAGDENKSMEFYKKYSQVKDSIFSRNFSNAIAETEFKQASVRFEEDMSALEKENRMERLVVIFAVIISILLLVFSFMLFWWNRNQKRANALLKERSQILNRTLKNLAISEEKYKSLFSKANDAIFLMDHEIFIDCNDKTLEIFECEREDIVSKSPGTFSPEFQPDGTPSVLKAANLIEKAIQGEPQRFYWLHNKKNGARFDAEVSLSTVTLEEKTFVLAIVRDISEQKKAETELIIAREIAEKATKSKTEFLAKMSHEIRTPLGGIISTVDICADSGLNDKQMELLGIIKTSANSLLSIVNEILDFSKIESGRIELSMRTFSLRSFIREIVAVNKIIANEKGIGFQYNIGNNVPDIVKGDDFRLGQILSNFVSNALKFTLEGEVKINVFLISENKNTLRIKFEVIDTGIGIAEEQSEKLFKEYSQGDSNISRTYGGTGLGLTIAKGLIQRMGGQIGVESILAKGSTFWFIVELETGNKNELVEIQNTIKTEQAVKVPVSQKVQNIPEEKTNKTSRFTILLAEDNPINQKVTQINLNSLGHDVEVAGNGLIALEKYKEKHFDVILMDIQMPEMDGLEATVKIREFEKENPDRSRVKIIALTANVLSKEAESCYKAGMDDFISKPFKPEDLKRAIEGDSSTNSAG